In the Sinomonas cyclohexanicum genome, GCCATTGGATGATGGCGACGAGTGGTGGCTCATGACGGATCGCGAACGGCGGATCTGGAATGAGGCCCGCGCCCTTGAAGACACCACCGCATACTGGCGGGGCTGGCTCGACCGCGACGCCCAATGCTGTGCCGACCACGCCACGGTCGAGAACCGGATCGACGCCGCGGCCCGCCTGTTCCTCTTGATGGACGCCGAAGAGGCCCACCGCCGATCGGGGGTGCGACGATGAGCGCGGACCTGTACGCGGAGGAAGAGGCCGACCGGCGGGCCGCGCACGACCGGCTGGCCGAGCAGGCCCAGGAGTCCCCTTTCACGGACGGCGGCGCGTTCATCTTCGACCTCCCCGCCGAGACCCCGGCAGTGTGGGGCCGCGGCCAGAACGTCCTCTGGGCCGAGGGCGAGTCCACCATGATCGTCGGCCCGCCCGGCGTCGGCAAGACCACCATCACGGGCCAAGTCGTCCGGGCCCTCATCTTCGGCGGGACGGTCCTCGGATACCGGGTCAGGCCGCAGGGCAGGATCCTCTACCTCGCCATGGACAGGCCCGCACAGATCGCCCGCTCGCTCAAGCGCCAGTTCTCCCCAGACGACCGTGAGGCCGTCTCGGAGAACCTCGTGGTCCACAAGGGCCCCCCACCGGCGGACATGGCAAAGAACACCGACATCCTCGTCCAGATGTGCCGTGCCGCCCGCGCCGCCGTCGTCGTCGTCGACTCCCTCAAGGACGCCGCCGTCGGGCTGTCCGAGGACGCCGTCGGCGCCGGGTGGAACATCGCCCGCCAGAAGGCCCTCGCCGCCGGTGTGCAGGTGCTCGAACTCCACCACCAGGTCAAGCGCGGCGCCAACGGCGAGGCGCCCACCACCCTCGCCGACGTGTACGGTTCCGCGTGGATCACCGGAGGCGCCGGATCCGTGATCCTCCTCGCCGGCACCGCAGGCGACCCCATCGTCGAGCTCCGCCACCTCAAGACCCCAGCCGAACCTGTGGGCCCCTTCAAGGTCATCCACGACCACGACCGCGGGCAGAGCACCGTGTGGCACGCCGCCGACCCCATCGACATGGCCCGCGCATCCAAGGGCGCAGGAGTCGAGGCCACAGACCTCGCCAAGGCCATGTTCTCCAAAGACCGGCCCACCGCGAACGAGATCGAGAAGGCCCGCCGCAAGCTCAACAGCCTCGTCAGGTCCGGCCACCTCGTGATCGTCGAACGCCACTCAGTGCTCGGCGGCGCCGCCCGCAAGGCCTACGTCCTGGCCACCCACGACGACGACGAGAGCACCCACGCGAGCACCCACGCACCCCTCTTCGGCAAACCACCCACGGAAGACCCAGAGCACCCACGCGAAGGTCAGGAAACCGCATGAACAAGCCCCACGCGAGCACCCACGGCACCCACGCGCCCACCACCCACGTTTTCACCCCCTCCTGTAAGGGGGGTGAAAGCGGTGCCGGCCGACCGTGACTCCCAAGCCGTCCCGGCCGACTGGCCCGAACCCCCATGGCTCAAAGTCTTCAACCGTCGCGAACTCGCATGGCTCGCCCACCGCCTCGACGCCACCAACCGCGAGCTCCGCATCACGATCCAACGACTTCGCGCCGAACTCGACAAGGAGCCCCAAGCATGACCATTGACGGGTACGCCGCCGACCACCGCGCCGAACGACCAGAAGTCATCGCACGACGCGAACGAGACGCCCTCAAAGCACAACTCGAACAAGCCATCCACGCCGCCCGCCACTGGCACGCCTGCTACATCCGAACCCGAGCCTCACTCGAACGGATCTACCGGCAGACCCACCCCGAGCCGAGCATCCAAGGGCTAGAACAGTGACCGGCGTGAAGAACCCGGTGGTGCCCGCAGCGCAGGCCCGGCTTGGCCGTGCCGTCGAGTTGCGGGTGAAGGGCTGGACGCTCCAGCAGATCGCCGATGAGCTCGGCTACTCCAGCCTGGGCAGCCTGTCGGGGCAGATCCGCAAGGTGTTGCGTGGCCGGTTGGAGGAGCGGGGCGAGGCACTGCTGCAGCTTGAGCTTGAGCGGCTGGACAAAGCGGCGGCGACGGCGGACGCGCTCATGGACTCGCGGCAGACCCCGCTCACGAGGGCGCGGGGCATCGAGGCCATGGTCAAGGTCTCGGAGCGCCGGTCCAGGATGCTCGGCCTCGATCACGCGGAGCGCAGGGCGGA is a window encoding:
- a CDS encoding AAA family ATPase, with the protein product MSADLYAEEEADRRAAHDRLAEQAQESPFTDGGAFIFDLPAETPAVWGRGQNVLWAEGESTMIVGPPGVGKTTITGQVVRALIFGGTVLGYRVRPQGRILYLAMDRPAQIARSLKRQFSPDDREAVSENLVVHKGPPPADMAKNTDILVQMCRAARAAVVVVDSLKDAAVGLSEDAVGAGWNIARQKALAAGVQVLELHHQVKRGANGEAPTTLADVYGSAWITGGAGSVILLAGTAGDPIVELRHLKTPAEPVGPFKVIHDHDRGQSTVWHAADPIDMARASKGAGVEATDLAKAMFSKDRPTANEIEKARRKLNSLVRSGHLVIVERHSVLGGAARKAYVLATHDDDESTHASTHAPLFGKPPTEDPEHPREGQETA